The Prevotella herbatica genome contains the following window.
TGCCCGTAATATAGACACGGAACCAGAAGCGACAGGACGATGACATTTCGCAGGATGACGTCTGTCATCATCCACATCATGGATATCATTATAACAATATATAGACGACGCAGCAAAACTATAAGCCAGAAAGGCTATAGCACCAGCGATGAGAGACTTTAAATTAAATAGCTCTCCACCAAAAAACAAAGGCACCATCACGAAGAAATTCTTTATCCATTGCTTCGGACGGATTAGTTTCAAATATGCTTTGATGTCCATATATATTTTTCTATAAAATTAGATATATAATTCACTATCTTACTCAGCACCCACGATAATGGCATCGTTATTAGTATACATATAATGAAAGTTGTCCAATAACCATATGTATTTGGAATATAGTCTAGCACGAAGTGTATATGTATAAGATAGCATTCCAAACTTAACGCACCAACAAACTTAAAAATAGAGTTAAACCATTTTGGTGTTCTACGGAACACTCTATTCAGTAGAAGTATTGTACTTATTGTGAGTGGAATATACAACATTCTCTCTACATAAAGAGGAAAACGATTGTGAAGATTCTGCTCCAGGAATATACTTGCAGAAAGAGTCATTACGAATACTATTAATATCATCCAAATACTAGCTCCATCCATTTTATCCTTTCTACGTACAGCGTCTCCCATATTTATTCCGATAAAGAATATAGGAACACGACTCCAGAAAATCTCTATATGCCCCACCGCGTTATGAATAGGGGTAACATACTGCACAAGTATGCACCACGATATCATCACGACAGGAAGCCAGCGATAAACAGGATGACGACGTATAAGCTCCATATATGGTGGTGCAAACAAATATAGCATCATCATTGCCGGAATATACCAGAATGTGAGTTCGTTATGCAACCAGAAATCCCAATTTATTGTAATGTCACCAACAAGGTCAATCCAGGCATGCAGACTACCACCATGGAAATGTGGGATGTAATATAGGCAGGAAATAATAAGCCAAGCAGGATAAATTCGAAGATAGCGACGTTTGAAAAAGCGCTTTAATGATGGATGCTTTATCCATGAGAACCACAAACCGATTCCACTGAGAAAAAGGAACATGTCTACACCGATGTTTCCTATGCGTCGTAAACCAAAAAACATGTTGCTGCGTGGAAGAGCAACATGAAACAGGAAGATGAAAATCATTGCTATTCCCATCAATTCCCCACGATAACGCGAGATGTTAGCGAGTTCAATATTCTTTATCTTCATTTCAATGGTATTCGCTTTATTAACTCATTAAACAGCCAAGCCAAACAAATGCTAGTAATTATATATAGAAGAAATCCTGCATAGTAATCACCATTTTTACTTATAGGAATAAATATCTTGCGAGTTATTGGATGACAGACAAACAATGCAGCACTGATGCTCCCCATCCAAACCAATAATGACTTAATTGAGTTAAAACCTTTGCCATTCAAAAGCTTTACCAAACCTATGCTCGCTGTACAAACGAATGCCGGGACAAATGTCCAACCAAGGAAACTGCAACTAAGTACACAGACAAGTAATGATGACACCACAAACATTGAAGCATATGCATACATAGTCATTTTGTGACCATACCTAGCATAGAGAACACCTAATCCAAAAGGTAACATGCCACCCATGAAATTATATCTGTAACGATTAAGAGCTTCTCCTTCTGCATCAAAGAACAACTGTCCAAATACACATGCTGCCATAAGCACAATAACAAATATGCTATTACGACGACACAACAACAACTTGTAAACAATATACAATTGCAGCATTAATCCGAAAAACCAATATGGACCAGGCCAAATAACATCATCTGGCTTTGGCAGAACATTGTTGAACATGCCAATCATCGCCACTATATCAATGAACTTATAATTATGTGCTCCCGGAGTAATCAGATCGAGCATAGTGAAAGCCACGAAACCAATAATCATCATCTTGAATAGTTTCATATAATGGCGCTTTATGAAACTAAACGTTGATGGAACTTTTGCATCTTTTTTCTCATACTTCATGACAAGTCCATATGCACTGAGAAACAAGAATACTGGCACGCCATAATGTCCTAAGAATGAAAGGATATGCATTGGCAACAGACTATCAGGAGTACAAATAGAAGAAACCATCCCATTTACGTTATCCTGAAAATATTGATATTCGTTCTCCTTGACCACAGGGCTTAACCAATGGCAATAATTGTGCAGGACTATACCTATAATAGCCAATCCGCGCATAGCATTACAATCCGTACGACTTAATAATTGTTCGTTCATTTTTTCTTCTTATTCTTTAAATAAGCATCACGCAATTTGTCATAATCGGTAGTGCCTTTCAGTATTCGCGGGCGCATTTCATCATATTTACTACTAAGAATATTATACTCTTCGTGATAGTTTTTAGATGCAATTCCAGCAAGATACAGAAGCATGTCTGGCAATGCATCTGTCATGAATCTACGCTTTCTTGCCTGAACAATTTCCTTGAATATCTCTGGATGAGTATGGGCATATTTCGGAGAACAATATATCCAGAATGGAATTTCAAACTCATAATGGGCCAATGGCCAATCAATAGAGGCAGAATGATTTCGACAGATAAACCCACGATTATCCTCATAACATTCTTCACCATGATCAGGCATATAGATGACTATCGCATCCTGATTCTCAAAACGTTTACAAATCTGATCTACTATAGAGTCGTTATATTGTACCGCATTATCGTAATAGCTTAATACCTTGCGTTGTTTGGGCGTAAGTTCAGGACGCTTGTCCTCATAACTACTAGCAAAGAATTTAAACTGGCTACGTGGACAACGTGTACGATAATTTACATGCTGACCTATAAGATGAAATATTGTAAGATTATGTCCGTTTGGTTTTATCTTTCCATCCTTCACGAAATTATCATAATCTTTAAGCAAATCCTCGTCAAAAACATGCAGTTTATCATTGCGAATATCAAACTGCGCCTTACTTAATGCAGGATTATTCAAGAAGAAGCCTCCACTGAAATCGTAAACAGCGGCCCTTGCCTGTGGCAAGAATTGATTTGTAAGGAAAGAAACATTGTATCCAGCTTTTCTAAATAATTCAGGAAATAAAGGATAATCACACCATTCGCCCTTCTCGCCAATCACATGCATTGAAAATACATTCTTAAAAACAAAACTTGTCAAGTTCCAAGGTACAACTACATCTGTAAAAGGAACGAGAAGTCCACTTTTCTCACGCTTTATCTGTCGTGGGGTAGTTGGCATAAAATATCCGTACTGTTGCGAATGCCGCTTTCCGTAGCTCTCACCAATTATAAGAACTATATTTGGAGAACGATAAGAACAGCTATCAACTTCTACACTTTTAGCTGAAGCTACAAGTTTATCAACTTGTTTTGAAGCGAGAGAGTTGGCATACATGCTGAATATAAGTCTATATATAGGAATATACAAAACCGCATGATCATTTTCAGTCAACGTATGTTCAATATCACCCACACTAGTTCCTGACATCAATTTCCATGTTGCTATTTTATTTTGAGCAGAACTGAAACCTCCCCACAAAAAAAGTAACACAGATAAAAGTCCTGCATAAGGTGTATATCTGTCATTCCATTTAAGATTTGGCAATTTAAATCTCTTCATCTTTGGCAGATAAGCCACAAAAACATTAACAACTATCAAAAGTAATATCCATCCGACATTACTGAATATCAAATCGGGAGAAACTAAAGTAGAAAGAAATTCTCCAGCCTCACGACCATCAGTTTCTCCAACAAGCATTAATATAGAAGGATTCAGAGTGGAATCAAAATTCACAAAACAATACACATCTACTAATGCCACAACATAAAGCAGCACGTACAAAGTCATTTTGACCCATCTACGTATTTTCACCGGAATAACTAATAGAATTGCGCATAGTAGGAAAAGGTCAAAAAACAATTCCAAATACAAGTTTTCATATATTTCCGCATTCTTTGTGTCTGGCAACGTAGTCCAAGCACATAAACTTCCAAGCAGATACATAAATATAAAAAACAACGCATTGGCTTTTATCGGGCTGAACATCTTACGTAAAATAGTGCCCAATATTCCTAATATCTTCATCAAATACTAATTTTTGTGCAAAGATACTGCAAACGAGTGGAAAAGCAAAATAAAACGTGTTTTAATTTGTCTAACCAAGTGCCGTGTATATATTTACAGCGTGCTAAATGACAAAACGGCAAAAGAGCTAATTGATAATTACCCCATATACACTCCAGCTATTGCTATTTTATTTGGTGATTAAGTAAGTTAACACCAAAAGAAGAAACATACTTGTGATAGATAATTTAATGAAAGAAAAACATAAAAAATATTCGAGAGCCTTCCATTATTGCGGAAAAGCTCCCGAATTTTATTGAATTATAATTATCTTATAATTCATATAGATCATCTTCCTATAATGACAGCTAATTTAGCTAAAAATGAGATATCAAATATAAGAAAACGTATTCATATTTCAATTATACCACACATCAGTAGAAATTATTTGAACTTGTGTGGGTCCTTTATCATTTTCCTCATCACGAGTGTAAACTTTAAGGATCTGCTCTTGTAGCGCCTTGTTAGTTTTCATGATCATTCAATTTAATTAATCAATGCGATATTACATCTTACCGCAAATATAATAATAATTATAGTTGCTGTCAAGAGCTATAATAATAATAAGCTATTTTTTTAGCATTAATTGTATCATTTTCAACATTACATCATTAATTATAAATATTGTATGCAATGATTAACTACTTTTTAAATTCTATCAGATTCATCCTAGACTTTAAGCTATATGTTCGTCATATAAAGTTAAACAGGCCTTCATTTGTGAATATATACGCATCCTAAATTAAACAAAAAAACTAGATTAAAATTTTACTTTACGAGCATAATAAATAAAATAATCAACTAAAGAATGCAAATAATGAAAGCAGTTACTATATACTTAATGGAATATATAATTATTTACACTTATCTATTTTTTACGAACTAGTAATACTTTCAAAACTTAATCACTTAGAAATAACAATCGATATAATAAGTATGCACTACCTCAACTAACAATATTATAATTAATAAACCATATTCTAATATAAGTAGAGACGTATTTAAAATAGAATTAAGATCATCTTATTGTCGGTATTTGAAACTCAGTGGGAAAAGTTTGTTGCTTTCCACTTACGAACACAGATAAATTAAGATTGATAACACCTCGTGATAAACGATGATCAGCTAAAACAAGAGCCGTGTAACGAATACCTGTTCCTGGAAGTATCTTTTCTATGTGTATACTAGGAGATATTTTGATATGATTATTTCCTGTCGTTTCAATAACTTTTGGCTGAACATCAACGAGAGTTTCAGAACTATGATTCATCACTTCAAAAATTATCTTACTAAGTTCACCCCTTTGTATTTTTCCATCCATATTATCGTCTATAAAACGAGCATTACGTATTTCAATAACAGGCTGATATGTTATTCCAGGACTTGGGGTTGAGGTTTCTTTGCTAACAGGAAGCCTAGTACTATTATTTGTAGTATAATCTGAGCTATTAAAATCATAAATCCTGTCATCACCAGAATTACTCTCATCAACAATGTTGTCTTGATATTGCGGTTGCACACTATATGTTTGCTCCAGCGCAACGGGCGCCCCAACATCACGGCAACGTGCATTATCAACTCGCTGATCAGCAGCATTACCAACAACAGCACCAACGACTGCTCCACCAGCCATACCAACAATAGTTCCTATATCTGAACCTCGTGGTCCATTAGCGATACCTCCTATGGCACTTCCAAGTATTGAACCTAGATTAGAACCGATAAAAGCACCATCTCCAGTATAAGTCCCGCAGCTACCAAGTATCAAAGCTATGGCAGCAAACATAATCATTGTCTTTCTCATAATATTGCTTTGATAATAATATGGCGAAGATACGATAAAATAGACTTATAAAAAAGGATTTTTACCTAAATCTATATGGGGAAATCCCTAAAAATAAAAAAAGCGCAATGTAAAAACATTGCGCTTCTCTCGTATGTGAAGTATAATCGTTTAAATTACTCTGCTTTTGGAGCTTCCTCTGTCTCAGCAACAGGAGTCTCAACAGGAGCTTCAGCCTTTGTTGGCTTACGGCTACGGCGAGTCTTCTTAACTGCTGCCTTTGGTGTCTTTGCCATGTTCTCATCGAAATCTACGAGCTCAATGAAAGCAATGTCAGCAGCATCACCCTGACGTGTTCCCAATTTAATTACGCGGGTATAACCACCAGGACGATTAGCCACCTTAGCTGCAACCTCTCCGAAGAGTTCTTTAATAGCGAACTTATTCTGAAGATAACGGAAAACCACACGACGTGAGTTTGTTGTATCTTCTTTTGAGCGTGTGATTAACGGCTCAACATACTTCTTCAAGGCCTTTGCCTTTGCAAGTGTCGTAGTGATTCTTTTGTGCATTATCAAAGATATAGCCATATTTGCTAACATGGCATCACGATGAGATGCAGTACGACCTAGGTGGTTGAATTTTTTATTATGTCTCATTTTTGTTTTTTCTATTAGAGGACAGGTGATTGATTAATCCTTGTCCAGTTTATACTTTGAAATGTCGGTTCCAAATGACAGATTCAGACTTTCCAGCAAATCATCAAGCTCAGAAAGCGATTTCTTACCAAAGTTACGGAACTTAAGAAGGTCAGTTTTATTGAACTGAACCAAGTCACCAAGAGTCTCCACATCAGCAGCTTTCAAACAGTTAAGTGCACGAACACTAAGGTTCATGTCGACCAACTTAGTCTTTAGCAACTGGCGCATGTGTAGAATTTCCTCATCAAACTCCTGATTGCCTTCCTGATCTGGAGATTCCAATGTAATCTTTTCATCAGAGAATAACATGAAGTGATAAATAAGTATCTTGGCAGCTTCCTTAAGAGCATCCTTCGGCTGAATAGAACCGTCCGTAGTAACTTCAATAACCAATTTGTCATAGTCGGTCTTTTGCTCGACACGATATGGCTCAACTGAATATTTTACGTTGCGGATAGGGGTGTAAATAGAATCGATTGGAATAACGTTGACATCAGTGCAGAACTCACGATTTTCATCAGCAGGAATATAACCCCTACCTTTGTTAATAGTAAGATCAATCTGCATCATGGCTTTGGCATCCAAATGACAAATCACCAAATCAGGGTTTAACACTTCAAATCCAGTCAAATACTTACCAATATCACCTGCCTTGAATTCCGTAGAATTCTCAACAGTGATACTAACTTTCTCATTCTCGAATTCTTCTACTACTTGCTTGAATCTTACTTGCTTCAAATTCAAGATAATGTTGGTCACATCTTCCTTTACACCAGGTACTGAAGAAAACTCATGCTCAACACCCGAAATACGGATTGTGTTGATGGCATAACCCTCCAGAGATGAAAGGAGAATGCGGCGCAAAGCGTTACCTACGGTAACACCAAAGCCAGGCTCAAGAGGACGAAATTCGAACTTGCCGAACTTGTCATTAGCCTCCAACATTACAACTTTATCAGGTTTTTGAAATGCTAATATCGCCATTAATTCAATGATTTATTTAGAGTACAACTCAACGATTAATTGTTCCTTTATATTCTCAGGGATGTCTGCACGCTCTGGCTTATGCAAGAACTTTCCACTCTTGGTATTCTCGTCCCACTCCATCCAAGGATACTTGCTATGATTGAAACCAGCTAGAGCAGCTTCAACAACTTCAAGAGACTTAGATTTTTCACGGAGAGCAACGATCATTCCTGGCTTTACTGAGAAAGATGGAATATTCACTACAGTTCCATCTACAGTGATATGCTTGTGACCAACCAACTGACGGGCTGCTGCACGTGTAGGAGCAATACCAAGACGGAAGACAACATTATCAAGACGGCACTCAAGGCTCTGAAGAAGAACCTCACCAGTGATACCGTCAGACTTTGCAGCCTTAGTAAACATATTACGGAACTGACGCTCTAGTACACCATAAGTGTACTTAGCTTTCTGCTTCTCTGCCAACATGACACCGTACTCAGATACTTTTCTGCGACGGTTGTTGCCATGCTGTCCAGGAGGGAAGTTTCTCTTGGACAAAACTTTGTCTGCGCCGAATATTGGTTCACCAAATCGACGTGCAATTTTAGATTTCGGACCTATATATCTTGCCATAATATAAAAATATGTGCGTTAATTTTTAAAAATATTATACCTTACGACGCTTTGGAGGACGGCAACCATTATGTGGTAATGGTGTAACGTCTACAATCTCTGTAACCTGTATTCCTGATGCGTTTACCGCACGGATAGCAGACTCGCGACCGTTACCGGGACCTTTAACGTATGCCTTAACCTTACGAAGACCAAGTTCAAACGCTACCTTAGCACAATCCTCACCTGCCATCTGTGCAGCATAAGGAGTATTCTTCTTAGAACCACGGAAACCCATCTTACCAGCTGAAGACCATGAAATGATCTGACCTTCACTGTTAGCAAGAGATACTATAATATTATTAAAAGAACTATGAACATGAAGCTGACCTATTGCGTCAACCTTTACGTTTCTTTTTTTAGATGTTGCTTTTGTCTTTGCCATAATTAATTTCCTTTAAAATTACTTAGTAGCCTTCTTTTTATTAGCAACAGTCTTCTTCTTACCCTTGCGAGTACGAGCGTTGTTCTTAGTACTCTGACCACGAACAGGAAGACCATTACGATGTCTAACTCCACGATAGCAACCAATATCCATCAGTCGCTTGATATTCATTTGGATTTCTGAACGAAGTTCACCTTCTACTTTGAACCCAGCGCCGATAATTTCACGGATTTTGGCTGCCTGATCGTCAGTCCATTCGCTGACCTTCAGGTCGCGGCTAACGCCGGCCTTATCCAATATCTTTGCTGAACTACTTCGACCTACACCATAGATATAAGTCAATGCGATTTCGCCACGCTTATTCTGGGGCAAATCTACTCCAACAATTCTTATTGCCATTTTAAATTGAATAAAAAAATTTAATAATTTGAATTTAATTCTCGCTAAAGAACGTGCAAAGTTAGAAATAAAATTTCATTTAAATCAACTTTTACGATACTTTAACATTAACCCTGACGCAATTTAAACTTAGGGTTTTTCTTGTTGATAACGAACAGACGACCTTTACGACGAACGATCTTACAGTCTGCTGTACGCTTCTTTAATGATGCTCTTGTTTTCATATCTTTATGTATGATGAATTATTTGTATCTGAAAACGATTCTGCCTTTTGTCAAATCATAAGGACTCATCTCTACCTTCACCTTATCACCAGGAAGGATTTTAATGTAATGCATACGCATTTTACCAGAGATGTGAGCTATAATCTGAACTCCATTTTCAAGTTCTACACGAAACATTGCATTAGAAAGATTCTCCACAATTGTTCCATCCTGCTCTATAGCGGATTGTTTTGCCATATAATTATTCTACTTAATGATTCTCAATTTCTTCAAACGTTGATAAAATCTCAGCCTTACCTTTACGTATTGCTATAGTATGCTCAAAATGAGCTGCTGGTTTACGATCCCTAGTTATTATACTCCATTTATCAGGAAGCATCCATATCTTGCGATCGCCCATAGTAATCATCGGTTCAATAGCTATGCACATCCCTGCCTTTAGCATTACTCCATTTCCCTTTGAACCGTAGTTCGGGACCTGGGGTGCTTCATGCATTTCCTTACCAATGCCATGACCGGTTAATTCTCGGACAACTCCATAACCGCATTCTTCACAATATTCCTGTACAGCCGCACCTATATCACCAACGTGCTTACCTGCCACAGCCTGTTCTATCCCTAGATACAAAGATTTTTTAGTAACTTCCAGAAGTTTACTTACTTCAGATGAGATTTCGCCAACAGCAAACGTATAGCAAGAATCTCCATTGTATCCGTCTAAAAGCGTGCCACAATCTATTGATATAATGTCTCCGTCTTTTAGAACGACCTTATCGCTTGGTATACCATGAACAACAATGTCGTTAACAGAAGTACAGATTGAAGCTGGATAAGGCTCTCCAAATGGATTGGGAAAGTTCTTAAAGGTAGGTGTTGCACCATGATCCCTTATAAACTCATCCGCAATCTTATCCAATTGGAGAGTCGTGACACCAGGCTTAATATTTCTACCCAATTCTGCCAAAGTAGCACCGACAAGTCGGTTTGCTCGACGCATTAGGTCTATTTCATCTTCAGTCTTCAGAAATATTTTCATTTCCAAGAACCTGATTAATATGCTGAAACGCCACCGTTGTTACGTGTGTGTCCGGAATTCAGAAGTCCGTCATAGTGACGCATCATCAAATGACTCTCTATTTGTTGGAGCGTATCAATAACAACACCAACAAGAATCAGAAGGGATGTACCACCAAAGAACTGTGAAAAAGCCTGCTGAACATCAAGAAGACCAGCAAGAGCAGGCATAACAGCGATAAACGCAATAAACAAAGAACCAGGCAAAGTTATACGAGACATTATGGTGTCAATATACTCAGCCGTATCCTTTCCTGGTTTTATACCAGGGATAAATCCATTATTACGTTTCATGTCCTCAGCCATCTGAGTTGGATTCAATGTAATTGCAGTATAAAAATACGTGAACGCTATAATCAATATAACATAAACGGCATTATACAGTGGACTGTGATTATCCATCAATGAACGAACAACCCATGAGGCATTCTCACTCTGATATTTAACTATAGCCAAAGGAATGAACATCAAAGCCTGAGCAAAGATGATAGGCATCACATTAGCAGCAAATAGCTTCAATGGAATGTACTGACGAGCACCACCATACTGCTTGTTTCCAACAAGACGTTTGGCATACTGTACAGGTATCTTGCGAGTTCCCTGCACCAAAAGAATTGATGCACAAACTACTGCATAGAGAATAAGAATCTCAGCAATAAACATCACAAGTCCACCACCAGATATGGCAGTAAATCGTGAGCTTACCTCCTGGACGAATGCTTGAGGCAAACGTGCCATTATACCGATCATAATGATCAATGAGATTCCATTTCCGACACCCTTATCAGTAATGCGCTCACCAAGCCAAAGGATGAACATACTACCTGCTGCCAAGATGATAGTTGCGGGAATAATAAAGATAGTCCAAGAGATGCCGCTAGCCAATGCTTGACTAGCTTGCACCTTTAGGTTCATTAAGTATGCAGGTGCCTGAAAAACCAATATAGCTATTGTGAGCAGACGAGTATACCAATTTATCTTTTTATGACCGCTCTCACCTTCGCGCTGCATCTTTTGGAAATAAGGCACAGCGACAGCAAGGAGCTGCATAACGATAGAAGCTGAGATGTAGGGCATAATTCCAAGTGCGAAGATTGACGCATTAGAAAATGCACCACCAGAGAACATGTCCAACAGCGACATTAGACCGCCCGCAGTTTGCGACTGAAGAGTTGCTAACTTAGCCGGGTTGATACCTGGAAGTACAACGAACGACCCGAAACGATATATTGCCGTGAAGAGAATGGTTATAAGGAGACGCTGACGCAAATCCTCAACCTTCCAACAGTTCTTTAGTGTCTCAAAAAACTTTTTCATTTACTTAGATTATAGTTGCGTTACCACCTACTGCCTTAATAGCTTCTTCGGCAGTCTTAGAGAATGCATTTGCTTCAACTTCTAGTTTAGCTTTCAACTCACCATTACCAAGTACCTTTACAAGGTGCTTGCCGTTAGTAAGACCTGCTTCTTTAAGTTCCGCAATGCCAATCTTTGTGAGGTTCTTTTCCTCTGCGATTTTCTGTAG
Protein-coding sequences here:
- the secY gene encoding preprotein translocase subunit SecY, which encodes MKKFFETLKNCWKVEDLRQRLLITILFTAIYRFGSFVVLPGINPAKLATLQSQTAGGLMSLLDMFSGGAFSNASIFALGIMPYISASIVMQLLAVAVPYFQKMQREGESGHKKINWYTRLLTIAILVFQAPAYLMNLKVQASQALASGISWTIFIIPATIILAAGSMFILWLGERITDKGVGNGISLIIMIGIMARLPQAFVQEVSSRFTAISGGGLVMFIAEILILYAVVCASILLVQGTRKIPVQYAKRLVGNKQYGGARQYIPLKLFAANVMPIIFAQALMFIPLAIVKYQSENASWVVRSLMDNHSPLYNAVYVILIIAFTYFYTAITLNPTQMAEDMKRNNGFIPGIKPGKDTAEYIDTIMSRITLPGSLFIAFIAVMPALAGLLDVQQAFSQFFGGTSLLILVGVVIDTLQQIESHLMMRHYDGLLNSGHTRNNGGVSAY